The Amblyomma americanum isolate KBUSLIRL-KWMA chromosome 11, ASM5285725v1, whole genome shotgun sequence genome includes the window ACTGTTTGCTTCCACCGGGTGGTCACGCCTCCCAGCATAAAAACAAGTGCGTGCGTAGCCATCGTGTACGGTGGAAGCGACCCATCACTCAAAGGAACAGTGGGCTTTCCGATCACAGTGCCTGTCGTCTGGTCAAAAGCAAGGCCAGGTGTGATCTGTATTTCATCGATCATCAGGAATGCGTGGTGCTCATGATTCTGCATGCTGTCCACCTGAAAGAAATTACGAGACACACCGGAAATAAGTTTGGTTATTCGTGATTGAAAACCGTCAAAAATAAGCCGCTGCGGAGGTGTTTGTGGGAAAAGCGTATAAATTTTAGCGCGCGCCCCCGAGCATTTGACGCTTGGTCTCAATACACACTTCCTACCACTGAAAACAGCCTGAGATTTTAAATTTCCCTTCCACATGACAACCTACTAATTTTCGAAAACATCATTATTAGCATTATGCTTCTACTGTCATCACCAAAAGCACATGGAAAAAAACTAGTCAGTCGCGGTTCGTGAACACACCTTGGCTGGAAGTGCACGGAGGATGTCATGAAGTATTCCGGGCGAGAGCTTGAACCCCTCAAGATGCCTCTGAAGGGTTCTCTCTACCGGCCGTGGTGCACCTATTTCCCTGACAACATTGTAGCCTCTTGACCCGCTGGAAAGCCGTATTTTTAGGCCTTTTACAATAGTTGCCTCTGTCCACCGTGTTCCCTTCATGGTCTTCTGTTCCATAGACCTCAGCTGGTCAGGGGCAAGGAACCGCTTCAATCGATTCTTCAGTGCGGCCTTCTCCTtcaacattttgttttttttttgtcgtcgtgAGAGGAACATCTGCCGTTTTGTGCTTTGTAGCCTTGCTTTCAGGTCCCTGATCTCGGTCTGAAGACCGATGATGGTTTGTTCATTAACGAGACAGTTAGAGCATCGCCCTGGTGGAGAAATGGGGAACAGCAGTATTTAGAAAAAATGTCCTGGGGAACGTGAATACAAACAGATTACCTTCAGTTTGATAGCTCGTATCTTGGTCATTGGAAGATGGGACACTACACGAGGAAGAAATATCTTGAGCGTACAGAGTACAGCCGCCACCTATGAAAGACGAACATTGAAAGTGATGGCAATTTAAAACAACTGTTGCTTAAAAGTAAAATCTTTAGTACCGCCGTCCTTTACCTGGCTGACAGCTGGTTTGTACGACTGCGTTGGCTGCTGCAAAGAATAGAAACGCAACAATTGAATGCATTATTTCGAAGAAAGTAGGTGACACAGAAATAGAACTCACGGCTTGAGCTCCATACGGTTGCTGGTTGGAAATGGTCCACCTGAGGTCCACGGAATGCACTGTGCAACGGCACAAAATCTGTGGGCCACATGCAGGGCATACGCCATGAAACAAGGCACAGCCCGCTCATAGAAGTGTGGCAAACTCACCATCGGCGTGTTCAGCTTGTGAGCAATGCACTGCGAAACCGGAAAAGGCTCCATTTGGTTCGGGGTCTTCGCTTAGTCCACCTGTCGTAGAGAGCGAGTACGagtacgaaaaaaaaagttctgcttCGAAACTGAAATATGTGGTCCATTTGACCCTTACAATCCTGACAGCAGTTCTGCGTGTAGACAGTAGCAGCTGCAAGAAATTGAGACGTGAGATTGCGGACTGACGTCGTCTTATGGCGCCAGGGGCAGTACTCACATGAGTTACATGGAAAGTTATACGttgaatgcgcatgcagcgagctgcgtatg containing:
- the LOC144109791 gene encoding uncharacterized protein LOC144109791 — protein: MLMILCRCTVHSVDLRWTISNQQPYGAQATEIRDLKARLQSTKRQMFLSRRQKKNKMLKEKAALKNRLKRFLAPDQLRSMEQKTMKGTRWTEATIVKGLKIRLSSGSRGYNVVREIGAPRPVERTLQRHLEGFKLSPGILHDILRALPAKVDSMQNHEHHAFLMIDEIQITPGLAFDQTTGTVIGKPTVPLSDGSLPPYTMATHALVFMLGGVTTRWKQTVAYHFSGNSFCSASVKSIIFDIVRACEQIGIIVDGVVSDMGGSDQGLWKQFGIVVGSSLSFPQPPFFSEERPPGSESSPSSGRDEDSALFSFSASPSEK